In Pedobacter heparinus DSM 2366, the following are encoded in one genomic region:
- a CDS encoding glycoside hydrolase family 28 protein has protein sequence MLKLFLIMRNYLFILLTSISILTRAADVEVTTYGAKGDGLTVNTTAIQKSIDACAASGGGKVIFPAGHFMSATVVLKSNVTLYLSDGCTLTGVKGAANYPYQQVSIPFYGENWAKQALIFAHKAENIGIEGPGTIDGQGASFEINTIKKPDRYMNRPYLIWFVACKKVSVKQVHLRNSAFWMQHYLGCEDVVIDGISIWNHSNKNNDMIDIDGCKNVRITNVNGDSDDDGLTLKSTSKLISENIVISNCVFSSHCNGLKFGTESTGGFRNVTISNIVIKPSAQLTTIYGKPAGNSGISLEMVDGGIMENISISNVVIDGPQVPLFIRLGNRARKHTDNAADPGIGVARNIHISNVTATGADITGSSVIGLENAIIENVSLSNISISSSGGAKADAMFRKLETLADHYPEATMFGPLPAYGLYVKHVKGIRLNDIRLSFTGDDERPAIALENTSDFELRGLNMASTANTNTAVYLKNVANGFVTANTVYTPAKYFIWKEGAVGNVSVSNNQHPKIKSVSNQTTKK, from the coding sequence ATGCTTAAACTATTCTTAATTATGCGGAATTATTTATTCATCCTACTGACCAGCATTTCAATCCTTACCCGGGCGGCCGATGTAGAGGTCACTACTTATGGAGCCAAAGGCGATGGACTTACTGTAAATACCACTGCCATTCAGAAAAGCATCGATGCCTGTGCAGCATCGGGTGGGGGTAAGGTAATCTTCCCTGCTGGTCATTTCATGAGTGCAACTGTAGTGCTAAAAAGTAATGTAACCCTTTACCTTTCCGACGGATGTACTTTAACCGGTGTTAAAGGTGCTGCCAATTACCCTTACCAGCAGGTCAGCATTCCATTTTATGGCGAAAACTGGGCAAAGCAGGCACTGATCTTTGCGCATAAAGCCGAAAATATAGGTATTGAAGGTCCCGGAACAATAGACGGACAGGGGGCAAGTTTTGAGATCAATACCATTAAAAAGCCAGACCGCTATATGAACAGACCTTACCTGATCTGGTTTGTAGCCTGTAAGAAAGTTAGCGTTAAACAGGTACACCTGCGCAATTCTGCTTTCTGGATGCAACATTACCTGGGTTGTGAAGATGTAGTGATCGATGGTATTTCTATTTGGAACCATTCCAATAAAAACAACGATATGATCGATATTGATGGCTGTAAAAATGTAAGGATCACCAATGTAAACGGCGATTCGGACGATGATGGCCTGACTTTAAAAAGTACTTCCAAACTCATTTCAGAGAATATAGTGATCAGCAACTGCGTGTTTAGCAGTCACTGTAACGGACTCAAGTTCGGTACCGAATCTACCGGTGGTTTCAGAAACGTTACCATCAGCAATATCGTCATCAAGCCTTCGGCACAGCTGACCACCATTTATGGTAAACCGGCCGGCAACAGTGGCATTTCACTGGAAATGGTTGATGGGGGCATTATGGAAAATATCAGTATCAGTAACGTAGTCATAGACGGGCCGCAGGTACCGCTGTTTATCCGCCTGGGCAACAGGGCAAGAAAACATACCGATAATGCCGCTGATCCGGGAATTGGGGTAGCCAGGAACATCCATATCTCCAATGTAACGGCTACAGGGGCCGATATTACCGGCAGCTCAGTCATCGGACTTGAAAATGCCATCATAGAAAATGTTTCTTTAAGCAACATCTCTATTTCCAGCTCTGGCGGGGCAAAGGCCGATGCCATGTTCCGTAAACTGGAAACCCTGGCCGATCATTATCCAGAAGCCACTATGTTTGGTCCACTGCCGGCTTACGGATTGTACGTAAAACATGTAAAAGGAATCCGCTTAAATGACATCAGGCTTTCTTTTACCGGTGATGACGAACGTCCGGCCATAGCCCTTGAAAATACAAGCGATTTTGAGCTTAGGGGGCTCAATATGGCCAGTACCGCCAATACAAATACTGCAGTTTATCTGAAAAATGTAGCGAACGGCTTTGTTACCGCAAATACTGTATATACACCTGCAAAGTATTTTATCTGGAAAGAAGGCGCTGTAGGCAATGTCTCGGTAAGCAATAACCAGCACCCGAAAATTAAATCAGTAAGCAACCAAACTACAAAAAAATGA
- a CDS encoding sugar MFS transporter has protein sequence MEATVNIAKPATGGTYIKQVMTIGFFFFIFGFVTWVNGTLIPYLRIACELEEWQAYLVTFAFYISYTFMALPSSKILQATGIIKGMQVGLLIMAAGCLLFVPAAMMRYYPLFLLGLFVVGAGTTLLQTAVNPYITKLGDPARAAQRISIMGICNKFAGILAPMILGAIILKNSDGLLAELESLAPAAKTMRLDELAQDVIMPYIVLTIVLCVIAFGIKYAHLPEIAPSEDDLAINQQEELANGGKSYNGIFMLGFTAIFVTVGVEVIAGDTISNYGIYHGVRLDVAKSLTSYTLASMLTGYVLGALFIPRLISQEKAFLYSSLLGVLLTLLAVFVPGQASIAFIALLGFANAMLWPAIWPLALRGLSGALLNRGSAILIMGIAGGAILPLVYSWLSHISNNQLAYLLLIPCYLFNVYYQISRTKKQVYHA, from the coding sequence ATGGAGGCAACAGTAAATATAGCCAAGCCGGCAACAGGTGGTACCTATATCAAACAGGTAATGACCATTGGTTTTTTCTTTTTCATTTTTGGTTTTGTAACCTGGGTAAACGGAACATTGATCCCTTACCTGCGCATTGCCTGTGAACTGGAAGAGTGGCAGGCCTACCTGGTTACTTTTGCCTTTTATATTTCTTATACGTTTATGGCCCTGCCGTCCAGTAAAATATTGCAGGCTACGGGCATCATCAAAGGGATGCAGGTAGGACTGCTCATTATGGCTGCGGGTTGTCTCTTGTTTGTGCCGGCAGCCATGATGCGTTATTATCCGCTTTTCCTGTTGGGCCTGTTTGTTGTCGGAGCTGGAACAACTTTGCTGCAAACTGCTGTAAATCCATACATTACCAAACTGGGCGATCCTGCGAGGGCAGCACAGCGCATCAGCATTATGGGTATCTGCAATAAATTTGCAGGTATACTGGCCCCGATGATCCTGGGCGCTATTATCCTGAAAAATTCGGATGGCCTGCTGGCGGAACTGGAAAGTCTGGCCCCGGCAGCAAAAACTATGCGTTTGGACGAACTGGCCCAGGATGTGATCATGCCTTATATCGTTTTAACCATCGTACTTTGTGTAATAGCCTTTGGCATTAAATATGCCCATCTGCCCGAAATCGCCCCTTCGGAAGACGATCTGGCCATAAATCAGCAAGAAGAACTGGCCAATGGGGGCAAAAGCTATAACGGCATTTTTATGCTGGGCTTCACAGCTATATTTGTAACGGTAGGGGTAGAGGTTATTGCCGGCGATACCATCAGCAATTATGGTATTTATCATGGCGTACGTTTAGACGTGGCCAAAAGCCTGACTTCCTATACCCTCGCATCTATGCTTACGGGCTATGTTTTAGGGGCCCTATTTATTCCAAGACTGATTAGTCAGGAAAAGGCCTTTCTATATTCTTCCCTGCTGGGCGTATTGTTGACACTGCTCGCAGTATTTGTACCTGGCCAGGCCTCAATCGCTTTCATTGCCCTGCTGGGTTTTGCCAATGCCATGTTATGGCCTGCCATCTGGCCACTTGCCTTAAGGGGGCTTAGCGGTGCCTTACTGAACCGGGGCTCGGCCATTCTCATTATGGGTATTGCCGGAGGGGCTATTTTGCCGCTGGTTTACAGCTGGCTATCACATATTTCCAATAACCAGCTGGCCTACCTGCTGCTCATCCCCTGCTATCTTTTTAATGTGTATTACCAAATTTCCAGGACTAAAAAACAAGTATATCATGCTTAA
- a CDS encoding MFS transporter, producing MIKETKVGNYRWFICFMLFAATTINYLDRQILGLLKPTLEKTFSWTETDYSHIVMAFTATYAIGQLLYGKVIDKIGTKLGYTISVTVWSIAAMLHAAVRSTFGFVVMRGLLGLGESGNYPGGVKTVAEWFPKKERALAVGIFDSGSNIGACVGPLLVPWILAVYGWQMAFIITGALGFIWLAAWMSFYEIPVKQKKLSAAELDYINSDEDALTENNDTSTVTWKKLLGLKQTWAFIAGKFFTDPIWYFFLFWLPSYFATHFHLDLKKPSLPLVIVYTGTMIGSIGGGYLSSWLIKKGWPVYKARKVALMVAAVCVIPIIATRYTTNMWFVIALISLSVAANQAWSANIFTIVSDMFPKKAVSSVVGLGGMAGAIGGVLFPMFIGFILDFYKGAGNIVAGYNIIFLVCGCSFLVAWLVIHLLVPKMDKVEL from the coding sequence ATGATAAAAGAAACTAAAGTTGGAAATTACAGGTGGTTCATTTGCTTCATGCTCTTTGCAGCCACAACCATAAACTATTTGGACAGGCAAATTCTGGGTTTACTGAAGCCTACGCTGGAGAAAACTTTTAGCTGGACGGAAACAGATTACAGCCATATTGTGATGGCATTTACAGCCACTTATGCCATAGGGCAATTGTTATATGGAAAGGTAATTGATAAAATTGGCACCAAGCTGGGTTATACCATATCTGTAACGGTATGGAGTATTGCTGCCATGTTACATGCAGCAGTGCGGTCAACTTTTGGTTTCGTTGTAATGCGGGGCTTATTAGGCTTGGGCGAATCCGGTAATTATCCTGGAGGAGTTAAAACGGTTGCCGAATGGTTTCCTAAAAAAGAAAGAGCCCTTGCCGTTGGTATTTTTGACTCGGGTTCCAATATCGGAGCCTGTGTGGGGCCACTACTGGTGCCCTGGATACTGGCAGTTTATGGCTGGCAAATGGCTTTTATCATTACAGGGGCTTTAGGTTTTATATGGCTGGCTGCCTGGATGTCCTTTTACGAAATACCGGTTAAACAAAAAAAACTGAGCGCTGCTGAACTGGATTACATCAACAGTGATGAGGATGCGCTTACAGAAAATAACGATACCAGCACCGTAACCTGGAAAAAATTGTTGGGGCTTAAACAAACCTGGGCATTTATTGCCGGTAAGTTTTTTACCGATCCGATCTGGTATTTCTTCCTGTTCTGGCTGCCATCTTATTTTGCTACACATTTTCATCTGGACCTTAAAAAGCCAAGTTTGCCGCTGGTAATCGTTTATACCGGCACCATGATTGGCAGTATTGGTGGTGGATATCTTTCATCCTGGCTTATCAAAAAGGGCTGGCCGGTATATAAGGCCCGCAAGGTTGCATTAATGGTGGCAGCGGTATGTGTTATTCCGATCATAGCAACCCGGTATACTACCAATATGTGGTTTGTAATAGCATTAATTAGTCTTTCAGTAGCTGCAAACCAGGCCTGGAGTGCCAATATCTTTACCATTGTTTCTGATATGTTCCCTAAAAAAGCAGTCAGCTCTGTAGTTGGCCTGGGGGGGATGGCAGGTGCAATAGGTGGGGTATTGTTTCCGATGTTCATCGGTTTTATCCTCGATTTTTATAAAGGTGCCGGAAATATAGTAGCTGGTTATAACATCATTTTCCTGGTCTGCGGTTGTTCCTTCCTGGTCGCATGGCTGGTCATACACCTGCTGGTACCAAAAATGGACAAGGTTGAACTTTAA
- a CDS encoding sugar phosphate isomerase/epimerase family protein: MRILYFCTTWGQKMRGWDDFFTKIVAHGYQGVETDLPAEGERDVFMDGLDKYGLKFIAQHWETTTADMELHRQQYEERLRKLAALKPLFINSHTGKDFFSHEQNCSLLGIAEKVTRETGVQVLHETHRSRFAYAAHVTMPYLQENPALRLTLDVSHWCAVAESLLQDQPEAIDMAIAHTAHIHARVGFAQGPQVADPSLPEYKEALDFHLNCWDKVIRNCKDEFLCITPEFGPLPYMPIGQPPDQQWKNNLYIMNLLKTRYQLNQS, encoded by the coding sequence ATGAGGATACTTTACTTTTGTACAACATGGGGACAAAAAATGAGGGGATGGGATGATTTTTTTACAAAGATCGTTGCACACGGTTATCAGGGTGTGGAAACTGATCTGCCAGCAGAGGGGGAAAGGGATGTATTTATGGATGGCCTGGATAAATATGGATTAAAGTTTATTGCCCAGCATTGGGAAACGACAACAGCAGACATGGAACTGCATAGGCAGCAGTATGAAGAAAGGCTGCGTAAGCTGGCCGCTTTAAAACCGCTGTTCATCAATTCGCATACAGGTAAAGATTTTTTTAGCCATGAACAAAACTGCAGTCTGCTCGGTATTGCAGAAAAGGTTACCCGGGAAACCGGCGTACAGGTGCTTCACGAAACGCACCGCAGTCGTTTTGCCTATGCTGCACATGTTACCATGCCTTACCTGCAGGAAAACCCTGCATTGCGGCTTACCTTAGATGTATCCCATTGGTGCGCCGTTGCTGAAAGTTTGCTTCAGGATCAGCCCGAGGCAATTGATATGGCCATAGCGCATACCGCACATATTCATGCAAGGGTAGGCTTTGCTCAAGGCCCGCAGGTAGCTGATCCCTCATTGCCGGAATATAAAGAAGCACTTGATTTTCATTTGAACTGCTGGGATAAGGTGATCCGTAACTGTAAAGATGAATTCCTTTGCATCACCCCGGAGTTTGGTCCTTTACCATATATGCCCATTGGCCAGCCGCCTGATCAGCAATGGAAAAACAACCTGTATATAATGAACTTATTAAAAACCAGATATCAGCTAAACCAATCATGA
- a CDS encoding phytanoyl-CoA dioxygenase family protein has product MGKTYLSAEQIAFFKDNGYLTVEDIITQDEVERYKTIYNDFLTKKIDVGANRSDLGDGLGKNKTKENITQIMWPSDFVKELVDMPFHQRALAISKELIGEDAEMDFDMLINKAPHTNTNTPWHQDEAYWLNVPDKRAVSCWLALDEATVDNGCMWFVPGSNLKEVRPHRFAGKEGGALTCNASEDEGIYVELKPGSCTFHQGRTLHYSRGNSTNTSRRAFILNFRPAEMIRYERERGFDHGRNNAGERKLKNDDFKN; this is encoded by the coding sequence ATGGGAAAAACGTATTTATCTGCAGAACAGATAGCTTTTTTTAAGGATAATGGATACCTGACCGTTGAAGATATCATTACACAGGATGAAGTGGAACGTTATAAAACCATTTATAACGATTTCCTTACAAAAAAAATAGATGTGGGGGCAAACCGTTCAGACCTTGGTGACGGCCTGGGTAAAAATAAAACCAAAGAGAACATTACACAGATCATGTGGCCAAGCGATTTTGTGAAGGAACTGGTTGATATGCCCTTTCATCAGCGGGCACTGGCGATTAGTAAGGAACTGATCGGTGAAGACGCTGAAATGGATTTTGATATGCTGATCAATAAGGCCCCGCATACCAATACCAATACACCATGGCACCAGGACGAAGCTTATTGGTTAAATGTACCTGATAAGCGTGCTGTAAGCTGCTGGCTGGCATTAGATGAAGCTACTGTCGACAATGGTTGCATGTGGTTTGTACCTGGCTCCAATTTAAAAGAGGTGCGGCCACACCGTTTTGCAGGGAAAGAAGGAGGCGCGCTTACCTGTAATGCCAGCGAAGATGAAGGAATATACGTTGAGCTTAAACCTGGTTCCTGTACTTTTCATCAGGGCCGGACACTGCATTACAGCAGGGGCAATTCAACCAATACGAGCCGCAGGGCTTTTATCCTGAATTTCAGGCCTGCTGAAATGATTAGATATGAGCGTGAACGAGGTTTTGACCATGGGAGGAACAATGCAGGCGAGCGGAAATTAAAAAATGATGACTTTAAAAATTAA
- a CDS encoding AraC family transcriptional regulator: MSDFDTRSTTERSIITFNKFNLDGKVRLGRYSYKHVHGELETHSHDGMMEICYCDKGMQVYEVNGKEYQIRGGDVFITFPNEPHGTAKHPEEKGTLYWLIVQIPEKEKFLHYDNEESAVFIKELLGIKERHFKGSDAMKKMLDQLFALHEEPVQQPLYKLHTLNLISNFLLTVIEYSQKNPVRAQSDRISEIKNYIHNNIYESLPIELLAKALFMSDSHFKSWFKKEFGMPPVDYILRTKIEEAKKLLLLKDSESVTAIAFKLNFSSSQYFATVFKKYTGVSPAEFKQRNLKT; this comes from the coding sequence ATGTCGGACTTTGATACCCGCTCCACCACAGAAAGGAGCATCATAACTTTCAATAAGTTTAACCTTGACGGAAAAGTCAGACTGGGCCGGTATTCCTATAAACATGTACATGGCGAGCTGGAAACCCATTCACATGATGGCATGATGGAAATCTGCTACTGCGATAAAGGCATGCAGGTATATGAGGTAAACGGGAAAGAATACCAGATCAGGGGGGGCGATGTTTTCATTACCTTCCCCAACGAACCGCATGGAACCGCCAAACACCCGGAAGAAAAAGGCACTTTATACTGGCTTATTGTCCAGATCCCGGAAAAAGAAAAATTTCTCCACTATGATAATGAAGAATCGGCTGTTTTTATAAAAGAGCTGCTGGGCATAAAAGAACGCCATTTTAAAGGAAGCGATGCTATGAAAAAAATGCTGGACCAGCTGTTTGCCCTGCATGAAGAGCCTGTACAGCAACCTTTATATAAACTTCATACCTTAAACCTGATCAGCAACTTTCTTTTAACAGTAATTGAATATTCACAAAAAAATCCAGTAAGGGCACAATCAGACCGGATCTCGGAAATTAAAAACTATATCCACAACAACATTTATGAAAGCCTGCCCATAGAACTGCTGGCGAAAGCGCTGTTTATGTCTGATTCCCATTTTAAAAGCTGGTTTAAAAAAGAATTTGGCATGCCGCCTGTAGATTATATTTTACGGACGAAGATTGAAGAAGCAAAAAAGCTGCTTTTATTAAAAGACAGCGAATCGGTGACAGCAATTGCCTTTAAACTCAACTTTTCTTCTTCCCAGTATTTTGCTACAGTCTTTAAAAAATATACAGGTGTAAGTCCGGCCGAATTTAAACAGCGCAACCTAAAAACTTAA
- a CDS encoding GntR family transcriptional regulator, producing the protein MDDNDAIIKIDNTLSLPLYKQIVASVHDAITSGVLKNGDMLPSVNSTAAAHSLARGSIFKAYNELKTAGIIDSTPGKGYFVTSTNVQAKKNIFLLLSTFNPYREVLYNAFIGQIKNQATVDLYFHHHNISVFETLVQNHAAYYNTFVIMPEINKKTEGILKQLDPKKLYILDSGLDEFGNIYPSVCQNYEKDISDILKLHFEQLKKYKRMILLFPDNIKTEGVVNGFTAVFKKTNFPAMVIRDTPNYEPQQFDCCIVMDDIDLVRLMRTARKNKWKLGSDIGILSYNETPLKSIIADGITTITTDFEQMGRSMADMIIKNKPKRIENPFLMIDRKSF; encoded by the coding sequence ATGGACGACAATGACGCGATCATAAAAATTGACAATACCTTATCATTGCCATTGTACAAACAGATTGTGGCATCTGTTCACGATGCCATAACCAGCGGGGTATTGAAAAACGGGGATATGTTACCCTCTGTAAATTCCACAGCGGCGGCGCATTCTTTGGCAAGGGGCTCCATATTTAAGGCCTATAATGAATTGAAAACAGCCGGGATTATCGATTCTACTCCCGGAAAAGGATATTTTGTGACCAGTACAAATGTACAGGCAAAGAAAAATATTTTTTTGCTGCTCAGTACATTCAACCCTTACCGGGAAGTGTTGTACAATGCCTTTATCGGGCAGATCAAAAACCAGGCTACAGTAGATCTTTATTTTCACCATCACAACATCAGCGTTTTTGAAACACTGGTCCAAAACCATGCAGCCTACTACAATACTTTTGTGATCATGCCCGAGATCAACAAGAAAACGGAAGGCATTTTAAAACAACTTGACCCTAAAAAACTCTATATTCTTGATTCAGGACTGGATGAGTTTGGCAACATCTATCCCTCTGTATGCCAGAACTATGAAAAAGACATTTCGGATATCCTGAAATTACATTTTGAACAGCTCAAAAAATATAAACGGATGATCTTATTGTTTCCCGACAACATTAAAACTGAGGGTGTGGTAAATGGCTTTACTGCTGTATTTAAAAAAACAAATTTTCCGGCCATGGTAATCAGGGATACGCCTAATTATGAACCGCAGCAGTTTGACTGTTGCATTGTTATGGACGATATTGACCTGGTCAGACTGATGAGGACAGCCAGGAAGAACAAATGGAAACTGGGTAGCGATATCGGTATCCTTTCCTATAACGAAACTCCGCTCAAAAGCATCATTGCTGATGGGATTACGACCATTACCACAGATTTTGAACAGATGGGAAGATCGATGGCAGACATGATCATCAAAAACAAACCAAAGCGGATCGAAAATCCTTTTCTAATGATCGACAGAAAATCTTTTTAA
- a CDS encoding helix-turn-helix domain-containing protein, giving the protein MNDSTGKKIKMLRRQKKWAQKDMAGMLDISVPAYSKIECEITDINITRLIQVADVLGVEPCTLLPGHNGDDLLKEENKKLKEKLQYVEKEMMNLQAKLIGMYEAR; this is encoded by the coding sequence ATGAATGATAGCACTGGTAAAAAGATAAAAATGCTCAGGCGCCAGAAAAAGTGGGCACAAAAAGACATGGCAGGTATGTTAGATATTTCTGTTCCTGCGTATAGTAAAATTGAATGTGAAATTACCGACATCAACATTACCAGATTAATACAGGTAGCTGATGTATTGGGGGTAGAGCCCTGCACACTTTTGCCGGGCCATAATGGGGACGACCTGCTGAAAGAGGAAAATAAAAAGTTAAAGGAAAAACTACAGTATGTTGAAAAAGAGATGATGAACTTACAGGCAAAGCTCATCGGAATGTATGAAGCCCGATAA
- a CDS encoding ArsR/SmtB family transcription factor, with protein MITRRDVFQAIADPIRRDIILKIAAEPLNLNAVAESFDISRQAISKHIQILTECGLIEITQKGRERYCQVKMDKLDEVSDWVVKSKKLWVNRFEKLDNYLKEIQTKDKNDGTI; from the coding sequence ATGATTACAAGAAGAGACGTATTTCAGGCCATAGCCGATCCCATACGCAGGGATATCATCCTGAAAATTGCTGCAGAACCCTTAAACCTCAATGCCGTTGCCGAGAGCTTCGATATCAGCAGGCAGGCCATATCGAAGCATATACAAATCCTGACCGAATGCGGCCTGATAGAGATTACCCAAAAAGGAAGGGAGCGCTACTGCCAGGTAAAAATGGACAAACTGGATGAGGTGAGCGACTGGGTAGTAAAATCCAAAAAACTATGGGTAAACCGTTTCGAAAAACTGGACAATTACCTCAAAGAAATTCAAACCAAAGACAAAAATGATGGAACAATCTAA
- a CDS encoding SRPBCC family protein codes for MMEQSKKELFITHLFDAPREVVFRAWTDPEQLKHWYAPDGCTIEFKTIDVRETGSFHSCIHDPVHGPCWIKGIYKEVIFPEKLVFSMILSNEKAEDVRAIAAGKPEEWPEEILTTVTFTSIGQQTKLAIHQTVDEAEAKKTGAYQSWIKMFNKLAALIDVKTD; via the coding sequence ATGATGGAACAATCTAAAAAAGAACTTTTCATTACGCATCTTTTTGATGCGCCCAGGGAAGTTGTATTCAGGGCCTGGACCGATCCTGAACAGCTAAAGCACTGGTATGCCCCGGACGGCTGTACCATAGAGTTTAAAACCATTGATGTACGGGAAACAGGTAGTTTCCATTCCTGCATCCACGATCCGGTTCATGGCCCCTGCTGGATTAAAGGTATTTACAAGGAGGTCATATTTCCTGAAAAACTGGTTTTTTCGATGATCCTCAGCAATGAAAAAGCTGAAGATGTACGCGCTATAGCAGCAGGAAAACCGGAAGAATGGCCTGAAGAAATATTAACTACCGTAACTTTTACCAGTATTGGCCAGCAGACCAAGCTTGCCATACACCAGACTGTAGATGAAGCGGAAGCTAAAAAGACCGGTGCTTACCAAAGCTGGATCAAAATGTTCAATAAACTGGCCGCACTTATTGATGTAAAAACTGATTAA
- a CDS encoding LytR/AlgR family response regulator transcription factor, which produces MILNCIAVDDEPLALGLICSFIEQTPFLKLKGSFSSGIKALETLNEQDIDLIFLDIQMPDLTGLQLARMLDGRSGNRRPRLIFTTAFNNYALEGYKVDALDYLLKPFDYEEFLKAADKARAYAEMQQAAALTGSTAEQEGYLFLKVEYQLVRVAIKDIIYIEGLKDYVKVYLEHTDKPVLTLTSLKALEQKLSPKTFMRVHRSYIVQLEKITSVTKNAVSIGELSISIGDQYKEAFNGYLSKWL; this is translated from the coding sequence ATGATACTGAATTGCATAGCAGTAGATGATGAGCCACTGGCGCTGGGTTTGATCTGTAGTTTTATAGAACAAACACCTTTCCTGAAATTAAAGGGAAGTTTTTCGAGTGGTATAAAAGCACTGGAAACATTAAATGAACAAGACATAGACCTCATCTTTCTGGATATCCAGATGCCTGATCTGACTGGTCTGCAGCTGGCCAGAATGCTTGATGGCAGATCTGGAAACAGGAGGCCCAGGTTAATATTTACCACTGCATTTAACAATTATGCGCTTGAGGGCTATAAAGTGGATGCATTGGATTACCTGTTGAAACCCTTTGATTATGAAGAATTTTTAAAGGCAGCTGATAAGGCAAGGGCATATGCCGAAATGCAGCAGGCTGCTGCCCTGACAGGAAGTACTGCAGAACAGGAAGGATATTTATTTTTAAAAGTTGAATATCAGCTGGTAAGGGTTGCCATAAAAGACATTATTTATATTGAGGGCTTAAAAGACTATGTAAAAGTATACCTGGAGCATACCGATAAACCTGTTTTAACATTAACCAGTTTAAAGGCGCTGGAACAAAAGCTTTCTCCGAAAACATTTATGCGTGTGCACCGCTCGTACATTGTACAACTGGAAAAAATAACATCGGTAACTAAAAATGCAGTAAGCATTGGGGAGCTGAGCATCAGTATTGGCGATCAGTATAAGGAAGCTTTTAATGGGTATTTGAGTAAGTGGTTGTAA